The Mauremys reevesii isolate NIE-2019 linkage group 1, ASM1616193v1, whole genome shotgun sequence genome segment AGGGAGTGCCACTAGGGGGCTCACGGACTGTGAAAAGGGATACGACCCTAGTCTGATATATTGCAGTGGCTAAAATATGAtcactcactttttaaaattctctCTCCTTGGCCAATGCCTCAAGTAGCTGAGCTATTTCGGGATCACTAGCTGGCAAGGGACTGGGTGCTTCTGCTCAGCTGGGCTCCTGTTGAGAAGCAAATGGAGTGTCCCCTCCTCCACTCCATCCTGCAGAAAGCAACCGAGGGGCAACATATCCTGTGCTGGAAGTTGACTCCCTTACCCCTCCTCCAAACCAGGAGCTTGTGTGGGCCGGGTGTCCAGGCGGAGATTGTTCTGCGCACAGAGTCTGGTTGTTCGGGCATCTCAGTCAAACTTCTGGGCTAGCAACAACTGCTCTGCATTAACGTCCCAGTGGCTGTCTAGGTCTCAAGCACATGGGTAAAGCAGGTAGCTTCAAGTTCCTGTTCATCCTACTGCTCACTGCTAATTCTGTGCCACTGGCTGTCTGGGGGAGCTCTTGTCTCAACCCTTCCAAATGACAAGAGAGCTACAATTATTGCTATTGTTGTAGCATCTAGACGGCTCAGGAAGGGTTTGGGTTTCCCAGTGCATTAGATGTAGCACACATGTATAAATAGAAAGGTAGTCCCtgtcccaaacagcttacaacCTTGGCGTAGAGGGAGAACAAGTGGATACAGCAAAGGGAGAGGGGGACGGGGAAGGTAACACTGGAATGAGCATCTTCAGCAGCAGTCACTGCACACCCACCATCTAACCCTCATTGACTGTTCTGTAGGTGCTGGCTGCACAGTggctgagaggagagagagaggactcaggaggggctggggctgtagAGGAGGGAGGGGTGCTGTGCAGCCGCCCGACTTTCCTGCTTTTCCTTGGGTGttcaacccctccccccgccccgcccccccaccccccccttcccagcagctccgcctctctctctcttccccccccttccAACCCCTGccaaagtcccccccccccaactccccccctgccccccccaactccttcccccccccccccccccacctcttccccacttcctcccctaATTGTGCcatgttcccactcctccccgctccctcccagagcttgttaACACCGCCAAtggctgggaggtaggcagaggaatgGGGACGTGGCACACTCAGGGAGGGAAGGCGGAGGAGGTGGTGGGGCGggggtaggatgaccagacagcaaatgtgaaaaatcgggacgggggtggagggtaatagaagcctatataagaaaaagacccaaaaatcatgactgtccctataaaatcgggacatctggtcaccctaggcgaGGGtaaggggagcttggctgccagtgagtgcagagcacccactaatttttctccatgggtgctccagccccagagcacccacagagtcagcgcatATGGCCACACCTCCatgcttgaagtggtttccaccatatccagggtttgcagtttggttcaatggctctcagcatccccgcactataaaaattgttccagaccCCCTGCCAGGAGGAGAAACTTCATAGAATCCCACACTCCTCCAACAGCTACGTCTCTGCAATTTATCTaatatttggggattagagatatattgttttcttaaactcagaggtggcattgtgttttgagttctgttttagttctgcagcaaacccaCATTGGTTAatggaattcaaagcattaatctacagAATACTTCTCCCCCTGACCccctgtctttccatccaccaaaataaaccccacTATTTACCCAGTAAAATAATGAATAAATGTGAAGATGAGGTCATTCCAACATCTTCACATTCCGATACAAGGTGAGGGGTTGCggcataagaacctgaatagaacagaGTTTCACTGGGGCACTTCCTGTCCATGGGTAGCCAGTAGTCAACTCTTCTGCATTTGCGTATTTGATTATTCCAGCCAAGCCTTTACCTTTTAGCAGCTCTCATGTGTTGACTGACCCTGTggcaccaaatataaatatatgACTTTCTCATCCAACAGGAATAAAGAAAGTATCCGTGACTTTCTGAAGCAGTTTCCTGAGCAAAGAAAGAAGGTGGAAAGCTGCATACGGTGCCTTGAGGAAATGGTAGACAACGCGGATGAAGTCCATAAGCAATGCACCACAATAAGTGCTGCAGCAAACACCATGGGTCTTATTTCAGGCTTTTTTAATCTAGTAAAACGTGGTGGCCATCTCTGTCTTGGTTTGGAGGTATTAGGTGATGTTGCAAATATTTCCAGAGTTATATACAAAATTCATAACAACTCTAAGATAAAGGATAAAGTTGGGGAGTTGCTACAGCAATATGAAAACAGCCTGAATTATCTGAAAATTTCTAATGAAGAGGATTGTGGATTAGAAGGTTTTCAGAAGTCTGAGGCCTTGGGCAACCAAATGGATGATTTCATTTCTGCTGCTGGTTCAGCTCAAGGATTATATAGAAACATTACAGAGTTAAACAAACCAACTCAACAAAAAGCTAACCCTAGTTCAGGGTCAGAAGGAAGGAGCAGCACTAACACAACTAGACAGCGCAAGGCAAAGGAAAGTGACTCAGCTGAAACACCACCTGCTGCGTCCAAAGGAAACTGGCTGGATATAGTAATAGCAACACCAGCCATCATAAACAAAGCCTGTGTGGTTAAGAAAGACTTCACACATTTAGCTGAGGGAGGTAAGGGAGAGACTGGAGCTGAAATAAGAAAAATAGCTGAGAAGCTGAAGCTGAAACTTGAGGCGATCAGTTTGCTGTATACAG includes the following:
- the LOC120371267 gene encoding apolipoprotein L3-like is translated as MHLKRILVDKFVTDWNAEDFMMVNQALLYLKRNKESIRDFLKQFPEQRKKVESCIRCLEEMVDNADEVHKQCTTISAAANTMGLISGFFNLVKRGGHLCLGLEVLGDVANISRVIYKIHNNSKIKDKVGELLQQYENSLNYLKISNEEDCGLEGFQKSEALGNQMDDFISAAGSAQGLYRNITELNKPTQQKANPSSGSEGRSSTNTTRQRKAKESDSAETPPAASKGNWLDIVIATPAIINKACVVKKDFTHLAEGGKGETGAEIRKIAEKLKLKLEAISLLYTAYMALIGQISKLLSINIVFMAYT